GAGAAGGAGAGGGAGGTCGGGGAGGTGGTCCGCGAGATCCGCGAGATCAAGAGCCGGGGGGAGACCCGCGAGGCGGTCATCCGGCAGATGGAGTTGCCGGTGCGCCTCGAACGGATCCTCACCGGTTCCATCGGGGCGATCGCGGCGCGCAACGTCCTGCGGGACATGCTCCCCATCGCCCTGGCCGACGCGAAGACGCTGGTCGCGTCGTTCCGGGAGATGGAAAAGGACCTGGCGACCACGCGCGAGACGGTCTCCCACAAGGAGGAGGAGATCCTCGCCCGCGAGCGGCTGCTGGCGAGCGTCGTGCACAGCATCGACGACGGGATCGTGGCGTTCGACGCGAAGGGAAGGATCACCGCGGTGAACGAGGGGTCGTGCCGCTTGTTTCGGCGGGAGGAAAGCGCCATGATCGGTGGGGATTTCCAGCTCCTCATCCGGGACACCCCGTACCGGGAGAAGCAGCGGATCGTCGCGCGGGCGACCTATCGGAACGGCCACTGGCGCGGCGAGGTGGACGTCTTGCGAGGCGACGGCACGCACGCCCCGGGGCTCGTCTCCACCGCGCGGATCACCGCCGGGGGGGGCGGCGCGGCCGGATTCGTCGCCTCGTTCAAGGACCTGACCGAGCTGAAGGCGATGCAGACCAAGATGATCCAGAGCGAGAAACTGGCCTCCCTCGGACAGATGGCGGCGGGGGTCGCCCACGAGATCCGCACCCCGCTGGGTTCGATCAAGATGAGCACGCGGCTGCTCGGGGACGGGAACGGCGGCGGCGACGCGGCGGAGGTGATCGGCACGATCCGGGAAGCGGTTTCCTCGATGGAGGTGATCGTCAACGAACTGCTCGAATACACCCGCGAGATCGCGCTGCAGCTGGATGAATACGACCTCGTCAAGATCACCCGGTCGACGATCTTCGGGCTGGAGGAAGAGGCCGGGCGCAAGGGAGTCTCGGTGACCGTCTCGACATCTCCGGTCACGTGCACGGCCCTGGTGGACGGGATCCGTGTGAAGCAGGTGCTGACGAACGTCGTGAAAAACGCGGTCGAAGCGGCCCCGGAACGGGACGGCAAGGTGCAGGTCACGATTTCGAAACGGGTTGACGGCGTCCGGATCACCGTGGAGGATAACGGCCCGGGGATGACCGGCGAGGATTTGGCGAAAGTCTTCCAGCCGTTCTACACGAACAAGGCGCAGGGGGTGGGGCTGGGGATGCCGATCGTCAAACGCCTGGTGGAACTGCACGGCGGCGAGGTTCGGATCGATTCCGGGGCGGGCAGGGGGACGACGGTCTCCGTGGACCTGCCGCAGTATCCGTTCGCCGGGACGGGAGGGGAGCGATGAAGCGGAAAATCCTCCTGGTGGACGACGAGGAGATCTTCCTCCGCCCCCTCTCGCGGACGATCGTCGCCGCCGGGTTTCTCGTCGACACGGCGGGAACGGCCACCGAGGCGCGGGAGAAGCTGAAAACCGGGGAGTTCGACCTCGTCATCAGCGACGTCCGGATGCCGGGGATGGACGGGATCACCTTCACCCGCGCGCTGCGGGAGGAGTTCGCCGACCTCCCCGTGATCCTGATGACCGCCTACGGCAGCATCCGGACCGCCGTCGACGCGATGAAGGCCGGTGCGCAGGATTACCTGCTCAAACCGTTCGAGCCGGACGAGATCCTCCTCCACGTCCACCGGATCCTCGAGATCCAGGACCTGCGGGCCGCGGACCGGTTCCGGACGGCGCGCAACCAGGAGACGTTCGACCTGCGCAAGACGCTCGTCTTCGAGAGCCCGGCGATGCGTCGGATCCAGAAGGAGATGACGGGCGTAATGAAGCTGGACACCACGATCCTCCTGACCGGCGAGACGGGGACGGGGAAGCAGCTGATCGCCCGGGCGATCCACTACAACGGCCCCCGGCGCGACGGTCCGCTGATCGAGGTCAACTGCGCCGCCATCCCCGAGACGCTCTTCGAGACGGAGCTGTTCGGCCACGCCCGCGGGGCGTTCACGGGCGCCGTCGCCGACCGGAAGGGGATGTTCCAGCTTGCCCACGGGGGGACGCTCTTCCTCGACGAGATCGGCGAGATGCCGCTCTCGCTGCAACCGAAGCTGCTCACGGCGATCCAGGAGAAGAAGTTCCTGCGCGTCGGGGGCGCCCGGCAGATCGACGTCGACGTGAGGATCATCGCGGCCACGAACAAGTCCCTCGAGGAGGAGGTCGCCGCGGGGCGCTTCCGCAAGGACCTCTTCTTCCGTCTCTCGGTCTTTCCGATCCGCGTTCCCCCGCTGCGGGACCGGCCGGAAGATCTCCCGATCCTCGCGGACTTCTTCCTTCGCCGGTTCGCCCGCAAATGCGGGAAGGAGATCGGTCCCCTGTCGGCGGACGACCTTTCCGCTCTTCGCGCGTACGATTGGCCTGGGAACGTGCGGGAACTGGAGAACTTCATCGAGCGTGCCGTCATCCGGGCGGCGGGGGATCGGGCCGAAATCGCGGCGGCGCCGGGCGGATCGGCCCTCGAGCAGGTCGAGGAGGGCGGCAAGGCTCCCTTCTACCCGGATCTTCCGTTCCGCGACGCGAAGGAGCGCGTGGTGTCCGCGTTCGAAAAGCGGTACATCGAGGACGCCCTGCGCCGCGCAGGGGGGAAACTGACCGAAGCCGCCCGCATCGCCGGGATGGACAACAAGAACTTTTCGGAGAAGATGAAACGTCACGACGTTACCCTCGAGGATTTCAAAACGTACCCTCCCGCCTGATTACGAATATGTAATAATTCTTTCCGGGTTGATAGAACCCGTCGATTCGCATTCCTTCAGTAGCTGCTGTCGATAAGGAAATACGCTTTACATATCAGGCCATTCCCTCGTCCAAACCGGTCGACCGACACGCCCGATCCCCCCCGGCACGCAAGTTGATATCAAGAAGGCGCCGGGTCCTGAAGAATGCGAAGAGGTGGAGACCGGGGAGGCGGGACGATGAAGCGCCACACAACGATGAGAATGCTCCTGGGAGGGTTGGCAGCGGTACTTCTTCTTGCCGGGTGCGGGGGCGGAAGCGAAGGGGATACCTCTCAAAGCCAGGGACCGGCGCCGTCGGGCCCCGTCTCCATATTGGCATGGACTCCTCCGGCGACTTTTAATGACAATGCGGCGCTGGATCCGGAGCGGGATCTCGATTATTACGAGATCTATGTCCGCGAGGATCCGAACTTCCATGCCGGCGACCTGCCCGCGATCCAGATCGCCGCCGTGGCGGACACCCTTTCCCCGGACGGATTGACCGCCGTGAAGTCGCCGGTCACGGAGTTCACGCTCGAGCTGATCCCGTCGCTGCCGGCCGGCAACAGACTGTTCGTATCGATCCGGGCGGTGGGGATCGATCGGCAGAAATCCGCGTTCATGGCTCCGATCACCTGGGACCGGTCATGAGAGGAGGGAGGCCCGACACCATGATTCGCCACCTGTCACGCATAGTGATGACGATCGCGATCCTCCTTGCGTCCATCCCCTGCGCGTTCGCGGAAACACAATCGATTTCGTGGGCTGCGGTCACCACCTACACCGACGGCACGCCGATCGAGGCCGGGAAGACGGTCAACTACTCGGTGTACTGGACCACCGATCCCGGGCTCGGGTCCCTCCGCACCGTCGGCACTTCCATCGCAACGACCTCCAAGACGTTCGATCCGACCGTTCTGGGGATGAGCAGCGGCGGGACCGTCTACTTCACGGCGAAGGCCGTTTTGAACACCGGCGATGCGTCGGCGCTTTCCCCCGCATACGCGTGGGTCGTCCCCCCCGACCCGACGGCGCCGACGGACCCGGCAGTACCGACGGACCCGGCAGTACCGACGGACCCGGCAGTACCGACGGACCCGGCAGCACCGGCGGAACCACCGGTACCGACAGACCCGGCAGCACCGGCGGAACTGGCAGCACCGGCCGCACCGACAGACGGGAGGATTATCAAGAAGTAGACCGAGGCAATAATACCAAACAACAGGCCGCACGTTTTGGCTAAATTGCCAAATCGTGCGGCGTCCTTTCCCCGCCTTTCCGCGTCCCGACAAGAGGGATCTACGTAACCACCTGAAAACAGGTTTTATTCTTTCGAATCGATTTATCAAAACATCGGTTTGCGATTGGCACGGGGCTTGCCATATATTATGCGATCATCCATCATGGAGCCCTCATGCCGCTGCTTCGGATCGACGACATCCACCTCTCCTTCGGAGGGGTGAAGGCGATCAACGGGGTCTCGATCAACGTGGAGAAGGGGAGCATCCACGCGATCATCGGCCCCAACGGCGCCGGGAAAACCTCGATCTTCAACTGCATCTCGAGCGTCTACAAGCCGCAGCGCGGCGCGGTCTACTTCGAGGACCGCAAGGTCACCGGGATGAAGCCGGACCACGTGACCCACCTGGGGATCGCCCGCACCTTCCAGAACATCGCCCTCTTCCACCACATGACCGTCCTCGACAACCTGATGCTCGGCCGCCACCAGTTTTTGAAGCGCGGGATCCTGGCGGGGGGGATCTTCCTGGGGCCCGCGCGGACCGAGGAGATCGAGAACCGGAAGGCGGTCGAGGACATCATCGACTTCCTCGAGATCGAGAACATCCGGAAGAAGCCGGTGGGGACGCTGGCCTACGGTCTTCGCAAGCGGGTCGAGCTCGGCCGCGCGCTGGCGCTCAAGCCGAAGCTCCTGCTCCTCGACGAACCGATGGCCGGGATGAACCTCGAGGAGAAGGAAGACATGGCCCGCTTCATCATCGACATCAACGAGGAGTGGGGCGTCACGATCCTGCTGATCGAGCACGACCTCGGCGTGGTGATGGACATCAGCCACCGGGTGTCCGTCCTCGACTTCGGGGTGAAGATTTCGGA
Above is a window of Deltaproteobacteria bacterium CG2_30_66_27 DNA encoding:
- a CDS encoding ABC transporter ATP-binding protein translates to MPLLRIDDIHLSFGGVKAINGVSINVEKGSIHAIIGPNGAGKTSIFNCISSVYKPQRGAVYFEDRKVTGMKPDHVTHLGIARTFQNIALFHHMTVLDNLMLGRHQFLKRGILAGGIFLGPARTEEIENRKAVEDIIDFLEIENIRKKPVGTLAYGLRKRVELGRALALKPKLLLLDEPMAGMNLEEKEDMARFIIDINEEWGVTILLIEHDLGVVMDISHRVSVLDFGVKISEGAPAEVANDPRVIKAYIGEDDDFLRDMEAR